The stretch of DNA AGTTGTCTTCAGTTATGTGGAGAATATCTATATAGTGTTCTGTTACTTAAATCTTATCAGTGCTGTGAGACTTTTGATGctctcattttaaattaatttaagttgatttattacagaattaaaaacttTCTAAACTAAAGGATCAGTGCTGTGactttatatatatttgtaaaacTGAGACTATAGGCAGGAATTTAATAGCAACCTTGTGCTAGCTGTGTGAGTTAAAGGTTGCCTCTTTTAAACCGAGTATTACTGGGAGCTATATCTGTTTAGTGAAGTTCAAAAGTATTGGTATTGCCCCATTCTTTACAAATGGTGTTAATCCTTTGAAAAGTGAtggtctttgaaataaaaataaagataacacTAGCTTAATTATTGCGTGGCTTGTAGAATTATTCATTTCTATCACGAGATACAGGGTGAGATTTATAACCTTTTAAGGTGAAAAGCTCCATTCTACTTCAGAGAATACTGGATGCCTTAGAATGAATATTTTACTTGGTGATCAAGGAGTGTTTGCTTTTGGGATGTCTTTGACTTGGATGCATTAGGAGACCCTTTAACCTGAAGGGAGCAGACCACCGTAAGAGAATGATTTGCAGCTCTATCCTCAGGTTCCTTTCTGACAAAAATTAAATAGGATCAGCTATGCAACTAATATTTTTAGGAGTTTTCAGTGTAACTTGAAGAGGAGCTTTTTGCAGCTGAACATTTTTTGTACCATTATAAAGATTTTTGAATTCTGTTCAGTCTTAAGCATTCATTACTGCTAGCTGACTTGCTAACTTCCTTCTCGCATCTCCTTTTGTCTCTCAACTCTCAGCTTTTCTTGAAAGTTACAGAGGTTTTGAGAAACCTGTAGGAGGAAAGGGTAGCTCATGTAAGCGTTGGGTCGTGAATCCATGCGTGATCTGCAGAAATACGCATCCATTTGAGCTCTGGATGACTTTATGAGCTTGGTGCGCAGAGGCTTGTGGCCCACCTGCTGTGGGTGGGGTAGAGCTGATGTGACTCACCTGGTGGTGCCACCTGGAGAACGTGATAACGACCAATTCTGGACTGGGGACAGAACGGGGCCACAGGAGTCCAGCAGCAAGCTATGGGTAGGCAGGGCAGGAAAGACATTGCCCTCCCTGCTTGCAGCCATTTTGGTGTTGGCGGAGGGGGAGAGCTGCTGACGTTGTCCTCTGTTGGTCACACACCCCTGAGGTGTTTCCTGAGGCTTCTCCCTTACCTCGGCCTGCAGCTTGACTTGCCGTGTGCCTGTTGGGAGGTGTTGCTTCTGCTCTGGCCGCCAGCCTGCTGTGGTGATCTCGGTGAGTCTGGGGGCTGGGCGGGGGGAGCGACCGATTCCATCTGGGCACTACCCAGACCAAGCCTGAGAGCTGCCAGGTTTTTGCTCATGAACAGTGGCTGGCCGAGGGGACGTGTTTTCCCTCATGAAAGGAGGGCTGGCCAAGGGGGTCGTATGCTAGCCGGTGACTTTCTAGTGACGGGCCTAGTTGGCTTTTTTAAGCAGattttttcctattgtttcagGTGTCTTTCCTCTCCAGTTGCTCTTTTGTAGCTTGAAAGATGTGGGTGGACTTCTTGTTGGTTTTTAATTAATATGTGGGggttttctttccaaagagaaaacttttctgaggaaaaagctGCTCATTTGATTAGGGATATCTTGCATCTAAGCTCGTCAGACTTACAATTCAGCAGGAATAAAGAGACCCCGCATCACGCAGCAGTAATGTCTTCCTTCCTTGAAATCTCAGCAATGGCCGGGAGAAGAAAAAACCGCAAACCCTTCAGCTCTGTTGGGAAAATGCCCTTGTGCAGCAGGCGCAGGGAGGCACAGAGGAGGGTGCggggctgttgctgctgcctcTCGCATGGGCAGCCGGCCATGGCTCAGCTGGTGAGAAGTATGGGGCcgctgggagaagcagctgttggCAGCTGCGGACGTTGGTGGCAGGAGCTCAAAAGCAGAAGCTCTTGCAAGGTCCTGCAGGCACTCTGCCTGCAGTGGCAGTATGTTGAAGTATGTGTCACGGTTCCATTTTATGTGCCTGGTGCTTTTGGTGGTCTGGTCGGAAGCCAGAGGTTTCCCCTGGATTGCCTTACCTGGAGTTTCCTTTGCTACTTAGAAATACTATTGCATCTTAATGACagcaaatcttttaaaatgcttctcaATAGCACTTCGTTATTAGGGTAGTTGTTTGCAAAACAGGAGCTGTATTTAGCTTCCTGAATTAGTGCTTTGACTCTTTTGCCTTTGATAACCCAAGTGACTGATTCTACCAGTCTTACTAAGTGTAGTTTTCTGTTAGGATGATTTAGCTAACAGTTGCCGTACAGAAGAATTTCTTAGAGCCTGGAAATATTTTCCCCAGTTTGAGTGATCTAATACCCGACAGTTTCTGTGGTGCATATGCATTACATtgtcagaaacttttttttttttggcagatacTTGGGCTTACAGAGGCAACTGATTGTGGTCACTATCTCTTAACTGCATGTGTTAGTCTAGCCTCTGTTTAGATTTGAGCAAATCAAACCATTGGGGAGTAAAGTCCTTGTTGATGTATTTGCTACCGGCATGCTGTGCcagacagttttgttttgtttctaaactgGCTCCTGGTCCTCACCAGAATTAGTTCAACAGGACACAGCTGTGTACCTCACATTGTTTAGAATATTTAAATGGGAGAAGGCTGTTTTGTCCCCATCTTCCTCTTCTGAACAAGTAGTATATTATTAAAATACCCAAGGGTAGTGTCAGAGAATTCCAGAAACTACATAATTGTGAatttggttttgattaaaaaaaatactattttaatggtatagtttgtttaatttaaaacttaGCAAAAATTTAAAAGTAGTGCAAAGTTAGTAAGTAACTTTTGTTTTCCCATCTAATTCACATTATTTTCCTAAACCTTGCCAgtctttttctcagtcttttgACTTGTTGTTGTCTCTAACTTGTATTACTTGGCAGAGAATTGTTTATCATATTTGTAATCTGATCACATACACCAGGGCAGAAAAATAGTTCTTATCCCTTTGCTTACATTCTGCCATACTCTGATTGCTGTTAAGTAGTAAAGGCCGTATCTGACCTCAGTGAACACTGGAAAACTTTAGTTAGCATTTGCTAGCAAAAACAACTATGCAGGATTCTCATGCTGGTGCCTTAGGAACTGGTCCAGTATGAAGTTCAGCTGTAGGTTCAGTTATACCCTGAGGCTGAGGGTATATTCAAACTGACAGCACCTGGCTTCCAGGAGAGTGCCCTCAGTGTGAGGTTAGGCTTCTTGGCAGCCAAGAGGTGATGCTACCTGCTCCTTTTGGCTGTAGTAAACGAACTGGCCAAAGCAGTGCTGTTCCCCTTCATTATCCTGGGATGGCTAGAGTTCAGCTGACCCTGCTAGCGTTTACAGACAACTGCTCTGGTTGTGGAATGTAACAAAAAAATAGTAAGGACGCAGTATTCGTTTGTATGTAGACACAGATGAATGTAAATAAATTTTAGAATAGTGAAACAATAAATAACCTTCAGGTAATGAAAGTGGCTTATGATCAAGGATTCTTCACTAACCAAACTTgattgaaaggaaaggaaattttgaTCCTAATGAGATTAAATTTAAAGTGGGCATTTGCTTCAAAGCAGAGATTAAGACCTTGGATTTAATCATAGAAGCAAATTTTCAGGACCTGTTCTTCCTTCAGCTGAAGCCAGAGGCAAAATTCCTGTTGAAGCCAAAGGGGGCAAAAGAATGAGTGCTCCAGTTGATAGACACATATAACTGGAAAGTTACTTAAATTATAAACTGTTTAGTGGAAGTTTTCATATATTTGGTATCTATATTTGGATGACAGTTGATCACAAGCTATTCAAACACATTGTGCTTCAGCTTCTCAAGAAAACCACTTATGTTTAGTGTCCCAGGTCCAAACCAAAGCCAGTCAGTAAGATTTTTCTGATTGATTTTATTAGGCTGGGGATCTAAGCCTCCACCTTCCAGGTGGTTTAAGATACAAGTTGATCTTCTTTGACAATGTGCTCAGGCCTTCTGTGTCACTTGGGTGCAACAGAgaagttttctgtgatttttgtggCTTTGATGCTTTCTGGAGCTGACTTACCCTTCAGCataatgaaaggaaggaaagtgcTGACGAAACTGGTGGAGCTAAGTAGCGATATTGATAGTTGCCCCATTAGAAATGTGGCTTAAAAGCAATGCATAAGAAGTTGTCAccacttttcttcttcagaacaGGGGAGCTAAAAATAAAGTATCTGTATTGTATGGGGCCATACTGCTTACAAGAGAAGGCTTGCATGACAACACTAATATGAAATGCAAATAGAAGTAATTAAGAACACTTACGGGAGAAACTACTGTTCTGATGAAACTATACTACTTTATATGTGCCAAAACCCCTTCCCCATTCTTCCTGATCTCTTCCCACCTCAAAATTACTTTGTAAACTGTAGCAAAGTATAGTAATTGGCTTTTGATGCAAATGTTTTTTGGCTGGTTACTACATATCTCTTCATTATTGGCATTgattttgaaaggcaaaataaatactttaaaagttcGTATTTTCTCTTAAGAATGTTAGGATGGTCTTACTTTTGGATTTTTCTTGTTCCTTGCTGGTTCAATATTAATAGTTTCACAAACGGTAATGAAGGTCAACTTCTAAGACCTGTTCTTCTTGCAATCTGCTTGAGGGTGTAATATAAAAGACTTTTGCTACCAGGTTGCAGGTCTGGCAGTATGGAGACTTCTTTGCACTTTACTGACCTTCAGTCCAGGACTGTATACCTGCTTTTCCTATATACTGCACTTGTCAGACAAGTGTATAGCTAGAAAGAGTCATGCTATCAAAAGATATATATACAAGGTGATTCATGGTCAGAGAGGATCTAAATGCCTAAGATGTGTGAGGGTGTAAAATCTGACATGCCTTGGAAGCAGAATCGGAGACCTTGGCCTGAGTTTCCTTCCAGGACTGAGAAAGGCATACTACCAATGACAGAGGAAGTTGTGTACTTCTTTCAGTTATAAAATAGCCTATGAGTAAAGAACTCACCCAGGAACTGTAAGAAATAGATCTGGTATCTTCGTTGGTCTTCTGACAGTGAATGTTTCCAGTGCTCAGGCATATGTCCTAACCAATGCACGGCTGTAGGTTGCAGCCCTTACTGGAAGTTGTCATGGTACAAAAAGCAATTTCAATTTATTTAGGACAGCAAATTAATACAACTTGGTAAATTTAGGTTGCTCTGGGAGCTCCACTGGGAAGGATGAGTTTTGGACTGTGTTAACTATTTAATGTAAAATTCAGAAACAACTCTGGGAGTTGCAGTAAGTACCTAAAGTGTTAAGCTCAGAATCTTCCACTCTTTTCTGAgtgaagaaacctttttttttttttttttttttttttaatgtatgatgTGCAGCGGTATGTCGTCAGCAGTGGGATTGCAAATCCGAGGCCCCCTGAACCTTGAGAGTACTATTCAGTGAAACAGGGCatagagaatcacagaatggtttgggttggaagggagctttaaaagatctagtccagccccccacCATGGTTTTCATCATACAGGTTCTCATCagtctccctggagaagagaactgATCCCCTGCAAGCCATACTCTTGCTTGACAGTCCTAATACCTGCAGCAATGTTCCTAAATGGAGTTTGCACAAGTGATGGTAGTTCCAGCTTTATGCATGTTCTTTGTACTTCTTGGTCCAGCAGCATAAACCTGAACCCTTGTACTGTGGCTTTACCTACCTTCTTACCCAAAACAGAGCTTCAAATCATGTCTGTTACCCTCTACCATGCTGTTCTTCCTCCAAACTTGCCTTCTATTTACAGCACAGCCCACACCCTTTCCACCCTGGCTCTGTATCTCACCAGGTCTCAATCCTGTATCCCACCGATGTTTTTTCCAGATCAAAACTGTACTCACAAATGCTTACTGACACAAAAactttgtatatttaaaaaagtattttctgtaccTAGTTCCTACCTCAGTGTAATCGGGCTGTATGAATCAGGTTTAAGTAACGTGGCATCACTGTTCCTGTGAAATGGGAATATTTGGACATTTAGCTGTGCAGGTTTCAGTGTCCCAGAGATCCAgaactgctttttccttcatgAATGAATGACATGAACAAAGTGGGAGGGAAAATACGATTCTACTACCTACATGGGATTTATATTCAGAAGATTCAACTAGCATCATACTGAGTATCAACAGTGACTAAAACATTGATACTAACtcattcaaattaaaatatttgtataagtAGTATCCTTGCTATTTGAGGatggtttaggatttttttcttttgcaaattggGATTTAAGATAATACAGACAGTTAGGAAGCATCACATGCAATTTACTCAAGCTATACTACATGAGGTTCATCATAAAAAGTTTTATATTACAGGATGTTAAAACAGATAGCAGCAGTCCCAGTTTTCTTGCAATGTATATTTCTATAAAAAGTTTATAAactaaatgaattaaaattttgcACAAAGTTGATATTGCATATGAATTTATACAGCAATAGCTGAATACTCTTATCTATAAACACATAACAAAATTAGGGATAACAATTAATAGAAAAATACAAGGCATCTTTCATGTTTAGTGTAATATATAGCCAGTCataagttattaaaaatacaCAACAGAAGCCTGATGAATACAATTCCTTCTGTGCTGCTCCATAACTACTATGAATTTTACAATCAACAGCGGgggcagaggaaaaaagggaaagcctAGATTGATAGGGAAAGTGctgtgctgttttttttaaacactgtatattttactttcaaaaacCTTTATTTTCTAAAGAATACTTGAAGTATGTTATTCACACCAGGAACCTGGAATAACTCGGTGAATATTGCATTATTTTAACCACATGCATGTAGGTATAAATGCATCAACACATTACtaagtatgtaagtaaattaaagCCTTTTTTCAAGAAAACTATTCTTTCATCTTCAGATAACCTCACACATCTTTAAAGATGTTTTTACTAGCATTAGAAAGTTGTTATTCTGTGAGCTACTGAATCCCACTTACGTGTCAGcctactcttttctttttctaaccctGTAATCTGATATAAATTAGTTAGGTTTCAAGGTTTGAGATACATTTGAATTTGAATCCTTTCAATTCCCAGTGTGTGGTCTAATTTAATCTCTTCGCCCAAGATTCCTGACTCTAGCTGTCTAGCCAATAACAACTTTGTAAAATCAAGACAGTACAAAGcatagacaggaaaaaaaatctcgtTATTAGATATATTAGGAATATcactgttgacttcagtggtgtAGGAAGCAGTAGTATCAGCTAATATGTTAAGATCCAGATCCTCAAAAAGAACTACTGTGCCATAAATACCTTTCAAAATCTGTGCCAAAAGAACTGAACAACATAGATCCACAGAAGCCTGTGGGTAGAAGTtaaatgtcttttgatgtaaaCTTTGCCAACCAGATGGCAGTATCATTCACAATAGCAAAACCTCAACTAGTAAAAATAGACTGATTAGCTACAATCTGTTGTATCTTTTCTTAAACTGCCTGGCAATAATGGATGTTGTGCAACTGTAGCACTGAAAGTACTTCATGCTATCAGCAGAACTTGAAAAGATACAGAATCATAAGCTACAGAAGGCTTATAGAAGATGATGATAGTACCgtgtatttaaaattatgttgttTAACTCATAAGACATCTAACAAGTGACAGCAAAAATGTCAGAGCTGTACTGTTTCCTCTGCTGATATCTGATAGCTTTAAGTGCACGATATGCATAGCTTTAAACTTGGGGATACTATACATGTATTGAAAATAATAGCTGTTGGCCAAATTCTGCACTCCAGTATTACGTACAACTTCTAACAAGCTCACATGAATCCTTGACTGACTATAGAAACCCAAAGTAGCCCTTCTTCCCTTGCGTTATGATAGCATATATAAGAATAGAACATCTGTACTTTAGAGGGACTGTTTCAGTTTCATGATTTTTAGTTTCAAAGTAGTAATATCGAACAGCAGATTTTTGCTTTACTGTTTAGAGTCCAAAAAATCTTTACAGATGCCTCTAATAACATCAGGAACCATCTGCTCTAATCCTGTGAACTCTCTAGTGAAGAAAGTATGGGATTCTCTTGGTTCAGAAGCCATGTCTTTCAGATCATCCAGAGGTGCCCAGGCAACACCAACAGAGAAGACAGTTATTcctacagtaagaaaaaagaaaaaagaagttaagaCCATTTTGCCTACGGATACAAGAAAAACAGCCGTTTCTACATACATGAATAAATCTGGATTGGAAAAGCATGTTTCAATACCTGCAGTCTGCCCAAGATTATTAGATTTTGCCACTAAGTATCAGGAATTAGAAGACTTCTCTCAGTAAAAATCCTGAAGGAAATACGGGTTATCTTAAGAGCTAGCGTCTTAGTTGGTTTTTGTAGTGACACAGATGAATGCAGCAATTACAATGTCAGTCTTGAAACACAAGTAAAAAAGtgtaaaatgattttgaaaataaatctggATCCTTTGTGTATGCTTAGTGCTTTCAAGCGTCAGCAGCCCACTAAGCTTTCTGGCCCAAACTGCTTATTTGCTTCCTAGATGATGACGAACAGCAGGAGTCATGCTGTATTAGATGCCATCACTGATTGGAGCTTCTCTACTTggctctttattttttaatctactaATTTCTCTCCTGTTTAGGGAAATAAGACTGGGTATATGTTTTTCACCACGCTGTCATGAGTGAGTCTACCTGGCTCCATAGCACTGGTTCTTTTCATCCTAAGGGAAAAGAGTTCCTCGGGGCTTACATTTTGCTGAATTTAAAAGAGACATGACATTTGATTCACTCAGTGGGGCTTTATTTGCAAACTTTAAAATCTTAACATTTACAATACAGCATAAATAGGATGAATCAACTTCCACTGCTTTTAAAGATACATCATTTACCTGCtttttgtgcagcagcagcaggtcctcTAACATCATCGTAAGACTGACCATCAGTCAAAACAACGAGGAAATTTTTGTTAGGTCCGTCTTTCATTGGCCCAAACACATTTCTGGTTGTGAAAGAAATGGCATCACCCGTAGCAGTGCCACCGCTCATGTAGCGAATGTTCCGGATAGCCGAGAGGACTTTTTCTTTAGTGGTGTAGTCTGTGAAGCTGAACTCGGTACGCTGATCGTATGTGAACTGCACAGCTGCAATCTTGGAACCAATGTCAGAGATCTCAAAAGCCTTTGCAACGTTGCTGATGAATTCAAGAACAAGGCGGAAGTTGCTGTCTCCAACGCTGCTGGAACCATCTATCAAGAAACCTATGTTGACAGAGTTGTAGCATGTCTTGCTACACAACATCTGCTCATGTGAACACAATTTTTGGACAAGAGGTTTTACATATTTGGTAGTACCAAACCAGGTGGGCATCTGGTAAGAGAAGAAGCCGTTGTTTCGGCAGACAgcctgtttgaaaacaaaaagtcaaGAAGTGAATGCTGACACAGTGGTCGTATGGATAATCATCAGACATCCTATATGATTTCCTTTCAAAGGTGGGTTAGAAATGGAGCCTGATGGTGGGGGTGTGGGGTGCGTTTTTTGCTGGCTGGTTTGTAAAGAAATTGAGGGAAAACATCTGCAAGATATGCCTCTCTATCTGCCAGTTCAGGATAGGAGATATCATATCTGCGTTTCATTGCCTTTGACACATTTAACCATACCTACAATAGGGGAATCTCCTACTCTGAGGATCTTTATGTAATTACAAAGTTCAGGAGCTACAGCTTGGCCAAGGCTCTGAACTGGGAGGACAGTGATAGCATTTCAGTACCTTTGTGTAGCCCCcttcagcaggaaaaaacccagcatttcttTAGGCTTCCTATTGATATTCTTTTAAATCACTTATAAGCAGGGATAGCTTCAACTGACATTTTTgagacagtattttaattttacatttatatatacGCAGACATTTATAAAACCATTACTTCATTAACATTTTAGCATGAAGTAAATTCTCTAGAATCATACCCATGACTGAAAAATGTATAATGATATTCATTCTTACTTTGTCAACAAAACCAATGTCTTGTACCATTCCCAGCTCCTCTGTTGTGGGTTTCGCTACAGATACAATGAATACATTGACTCCAAATTCTCTGGCCACTATGCCGGCTTCTTCTATATCATCTGAGGGCCACCCATCTAGGAATACTACAATGATCTTGGGAATTCCTTTGCGTGCTCCATTTTCTAAAGAGAAGAATTTCTGAGCTGTGTGCTTCAAAGCTTTCCCTAgttttgaacagaaaaagaatatgaagaaataaTGCAATTACATTTTGACACCAGTTTCCTATATGAAATTGTGCTGGATTTTGGTTATGATTACAGGTCTAACCcactgtaaaagcaaaagagTGTCCCAGGAAATTTGATGATAATGAAGCTTGAGCAatctttaagttaaaaaaacaaaaaaaaaccccaacctcaaaaaacccaaaaccaaaccatccccacaaaaaaacccaaactcacagATAAAGCTGAGGAAGAAACCACTGACATTTTTTCACCCGCAGGTCTAGTTTTGTACTAGGAAGTAGCTATACTAGTGCCTGCCAAATTAATCAGAAGGAAGTTGAGAAGCTACTTAAATTTAGCTTGTGAAATGCAACATATTTGGAATGCTCAGTTTCCTCATTTGGCAAACATCTCTTCACAACCACTTACTACTAATTCCAAGATTATTCTAACTCTTTAATTAGCAACTCATCAAGAATGAAACACTAAGCCTTTTAGATATGAATTTGTCTCAAGATATCACTCTGGTACTAGTGAAAAGTTGATTACTGTTTAAGTGCAGGAAGTGATATTTGCACTTCTACTCTAATTAAATGTGTAATAAGCAACCCTAACTTCTGGAAATGAAATGGAAGGTGTGGCAATGTTCTAGCGGAAAAATGTTGAACCTGACTAAGGTGACCGTggcatttaaaatgctttcttcccTAACTGAATTATAAGAACTtcggtgtgtatatatatatacacatagttttatatatattaaaataaataagcatgtggaaatgtatataaataatttctatttGCGCAGAGTTATGAACTCACCTGTATTAGAATTGCCTCCTCTGAACCCTAGTTCCTTTATggcaaacaaaacttcttttgcAGCAGTGAAGTTTTTCAGATAGAATTCAATTTTTGGATGTTCACTGTGGAAATATAAAACAGAGTAATAAAGTATGTAGTTCACTTTTCATACCGCTATGGCATTAGCAAGCTAAAATACACTTTGAATCATTTTGTTCTTGGTAATGTACActcttctttctatttttaattccTAAAATAGAAGTATGATCCTCACTTAATAATTCTCACAATCCTTAGCAAGAGGAATTATTTAGCTGGGTGGGTAAATCAAGAACAGATTGACTCTTATATTTATCAAGCAGCTGAAAACAGTAGGTTGAAAATATATACAGGAAAAATTTTTGAACATGCCAGATGTTAAACTAAATGCATTTGTGTAATTGAAAATTGGCAGGTTTTCCACTATTTGTATGACAAacaccttgtttttaaaaagttcctgTGAAATACAGTTTAAGTTATTTGAGAAGTTTTAAGGTGCATTAGCTACTGACTCCATTtaagaaatgaaagattttagCCTCACTAAGTTCCCAGATTTCACTTTTGATTTATAGTAGGAAACAAATTTGTCATGTGAAGAGTAGAAGGAAAAACACCTGCAGGTCAAAGAGCTGCTGCTATGAATAAATGGCCTGATGCTCCATCAGAATCACTAGAATGAACCCCTGTGCCAAGCAGAGTTGGTCTGCAGTGCTGAATCTCATGGCACAATAACTGTTAAAATGGTACATTTTGAGATACAAAGATTATTGCATCTAAGATTCATTTCTGATGAAGAGTTGAATGTTCAAGGCACTGAACTGATTACTCAGTTTCTCCAGGAATTGTTCCTCACAGTATTTAAACCCAGGACAGCAAGAGTGAGGCTCACTTCCCCCATATTTTGATGTCTACATTGGACAGACTGGATTTTTCAGGATGCAATTCATCACATCCTAAAAGAGGCATCCAAAGCGGTTGAGCTGGTTTGTGCCATGAATGTGGTCTTTCTAGTGACTATAAAAGCAAGCCTAGGTCATTAAATCAGACACAGACATCTACTCTGCAGTTGTCTTAAAGGCAGGGGAGAGGAACAGAACTTAATGATGAAAAATGCAATAGAGAAATTCTGTGTCAATATAACAGATGTTTCATCTTCTTAGAATAAGAGAGTTAAAGGCTGCTTTGTGCTTCCTTTATTCCAGAAGCAACAGCCAAAATGGCTAAGCCTTGGAAAACTGCTACTGCTGAGCACTAGCAAACTGACCTGTGGCTCCAAAAAACCTTTTACCGACATGCTGGATGTTGCAGTGGCTTTCAGGCTGTTTTGCAGCCTGCGAACATACATAGTAGTatgaatagttttaaaataaaacagtgacCAATTACAATTTGAAAATATTAGTTGTAATAACCTACAGGTTGGCAAGAGCAGGTTTTTGGTTTGTACATCTACACACAGCCAATTGTGACAATACCCTCTCTACAATTTTGAAAGAGCCATCTCCCCTTTACAGAGTACTTTCTGCTGTTTTGCTAAGATGAGCTACAAAACTGTCAGTGG from Accipiter gentilis chromosome 22, bAccGen1.1, whole genome shotgun sequence encodes:
- the COCH gene encoding cochlin, which translates into the protein MWLAPLLLGAFLLSSPVRGSDGSASTAITCFTRGLDLRKETEDVLCPANCPLWQFYVFGDGVYASLSSVCGAAIHSGVITNAGGAVRVQTLPGQENYPAVNANGIQSQVLARWASSFSVTRTKNTALEAVGRSVSTARPSTGKRPKKPLDKKAGNKDCKADIAFLIDGSYNIGQRRFNLQKNFVGKVAVMLGIGTEGPHVGVVQASEHPKIEFYLKNFTAAKEVLFAIKELGFRGGNSNTGKALKHTAQKFFSLENGARKGIPKIIVVFLDGWPSDDIEEAGIVAREFGVNVFIVSVAKPTTEELGMVQDIGFVDKAVCRNNGFFSYQMPTWFGTTKYVKPLVQKLCSHEQMLCSKTCYNSVNIGFLIDGSSSVGDSNFRLVLEFISNVAKAFEISDIGSKIAAVQFTYDQRTEFSFTDYTTKEKVLSAIRNIRYMSGGTATGDAISFTTRNVFGPMKDGPNKNFLVVLTDGQSYDDVRGPAAAAQKAGITVFSVGVAWAPLDDLKDMASEPRESHTFFTREFTGLEQMVPDVIRGICKDFLDSKQ